A single genomic interval of Pseudomonadota bacterium harbors:
- the phaZ gene encoding polyhydroxyalkanoate depolymerase, which produces MYTYFHNNYLYSIVEMQRFALEPYRQIALKNKELLNKYCSGNKYGRTLSASFELFERATRNYPKPEFGIEETSVGGKKVKIKQKTVSTNTFCNLLHFEKEGNFDLPKMLVVAPMSGHYATLLRGTVKGLLPHFDVYITDWVNARDISVEEGFFTFDDFVSYVINYLRKLGPHTNIMAVCQPSVPVSVAVSMMSKAKDKCVPDSMILMGGPIDTRKNPTEVNDYAADRTIRWFESNVITKVPVNYAGAGRSVYPGFMQLYGFLAMNLQTHVEAHWDFFNHLVEGDGDSAESHTNFYNEYMSVMDLHAEFYLETVNLVFKKHLLPRGKLVIDGEKVQLSDIDKTALLCIEGEKDDISGRGQTKAAIDLCTSIPNARKKYHLQKNVGHYGIFNGRRYREYIVPIIVDFVEKNALNKSEPKTVSAKVEIKKAITASPSVNPASKSEESIKPISQKKAPAPKLKPKQANENDKTANKSGKTKPSSKIDKISDAAPKKEVLKEVKKVSAAKTSDKKLYGKRTESAKTSSGSVSSAVVQVKSSSPKVVPINNSGKENSTAKPTPFNGKTGGTKK; this is translated from the coding sequence ATGTACACATATTTTCATAACAACTACCTATATTCTATTGTAGAAATGCAGCGTTTTGCTCTTGAACCTTACAGGCAAATCGCTCTAAAAAACAAAGAACTTTTAAATAAATATTGTTCAGGTAACAAATATGGGCGTACATTATCCGCTTCATTTGAGTTATTTGAAAGAGCTACCAGAAACTATCCGAAGCCTGAATTCGGTATCGAAGAAACATCGGTAGGCGGTAAAAAAGTAAAAATAAAACAGAAAACCGTTTCAACAAATACATTTTGTAATTTACTGCATTTTGAAAAAGAAGGTAACTTCGATTTGCCTAAAATGTTGGTGGTTGCTCCCATGTCCGGTCATTATGCCACCTTGCTAAGGGGAACGGTTAAAGGTCTTCTGCCGCATTTTGATGTTTATATAACGGATTGGGTTAATGCCAGAGACATTTCCGTTGAAGAAGGTTTTTTCACTTTCGATGATTTTGTAAGCTATGTAATCAACTATTTAAGGAAGCTGGGACCTCATACTAATATTATGGCTGTTTGCCAGCCTTCCGTACCTGTTTCGGTAGCTGTTTCTATGATGTCAAAGGCTAAGGATAAGTGTGTTCCCGATAGCATGATACTGATGGGAGGACCTATAGACACCAGAAAAAACCCTACGGAGGTAAATGACTATGCCGCCGACAGGACTATACGCTGGTTTGAAAGCAATGTTATCACTAAAGTCCCTGTTAACTATGCGGGAGCGGGGCGTTCCGTATATCCGGGCTTTATGCAGCTTTATGGATTTTTGGCAATGAACCTTCAAACGCATGTAGAAGCTCATTGGGATTTCTTTAATCATCTGGTTGAAGGTGACGGTGACAGTGCCGAATCTCACACAAACTTCTATAATGAATATATGTCGGTTATGGATCTTCATGCCGAATTTTACTTAGAAACCGTCAATCTGGTGTTTAAAAAACACTTACTGCCTAGAGGTAAGTTAGTTATAGATGGTGAAAAAGTTCAGCTTTCCGATATAGACAAAACCGCACTTTTATGTATTGAGGGTGAAAAAGACGATATATCCGGGCGTGGTCAGACAAAAGCCGCTATTGATTTATGCACCTCTATCCCTAACGCTCGTAAGAAGTATCACTTGCAAAAAAATGTAGGGCATTACGGTATATTTAACGGCAGAAGATATAGAGAGTATATAGTTCCTATAATAGTTGATTTTGTCGAAAAAAACGCACTGAACAAGTCTGAGCCTAAAACCGTTTCTGCGAAAGTTGAGATAAAAAAGGCTATAACTGCCTCACCTTCCGTTAATCCCGCTAGTAAAAGCGAGGAGTCTATAAAGCCTATTTCACAAAAAAAGGCTCCCGCTCCGAAGCTTAAACCTAAGCAAGCAAATGAAAATGATAAAACTGCGAATAAAAGCGGAAAAACAAAGCCTTCTTCAAAAATTGACAAAATTTCTGATGCTGCACCAAAAAAAGAAGTTCTAAAAGAGGTAAAAAAAGTATCTGCTGCAAAAACCTCCGATAAGAAACTTTATGGAAAAAGGACGGAATCCGCAAAAACTTCTTCGGGTTCTGTTTCGTCAGCTGTTGTGCAGGTTAAATCTTCTTCGCCGAAAGTTGTTCCTATCAACAATTCCGGTAAAGAGAATAGCACGGCAAAGCCAACACCTTTTAACGGCAAGACCGGTGGCACAAAAAAATAA
- a CDS encoding serine protease, translating into MQINNDNKNLKVLTSCVALALSIGLGSYTFAQDNEDKKRFTHFTSGTGFFVNQHNIITNDHVVQNCKYIKVRGAIEPDYATIVLRDKANDLALLQTSSSSKRVAMLRGEGLPVKVGESVTVMGYPLEHGIKGDYIIKKGKITDTEDIYQGIKRLQFTDSVEKGNSGGPLLDENGSVIGVVVGKMSFYLADSDMTGENSKPVKTSSMAISLDSLREFLDSNRIVHRSSGIRNTMADKWMERKAKEYIVNVHCIKDE; encoded by the coding sequence ATGCAAATAAACAACGATAACAAGAATTTGAAAGTATTAACTTCATGTGTCGCTTTAGCTTTATCAATCGGGCTAGGCTCATATACATTTGCACAAGATAATGAAGACAAAAAACGTTTCACACACTTTACAAGCGGTACGGGGTTTTTTGTCAATCAACATAACATTATTACAAACGATCACGTAGTACAAAACTGCAAATATATTAAAGTGCGAGGTGCTATAGAACCTGATTACGCAACTATTGTTTTAAGGGATAAGGCAAACGATCTTGCACTTTTGCAAACTTCATCGTCTTCAAAGCGTGTCGCTATGCTAAGAGGGGAAGGGCTGCCTGTAAAAGTTGGGGAAAGCGTAACTGTTATGGGATATCCTTTAGAACACGGTATCAAGGGTGATTATATCATTAAAAAGGGGAAAATAACCGACACCGAAGATATCTATCAGGGAATAAAAAGGCTGCAATTTACCGATTCTGTAGAAAAAGGAAATAGTGGAGGTCCTCTGCTAGATGAAAACGGTAGCGTTATCGGGGTGGTGGTCGGAAAAATGAGTTTTTACCTTGCCGATTCGGATATGACGGGTGAGAATTCAAAGCCTGTAAAAACCTCCAGCATGGCAATCAGTCTCGACAGTTTACGGGAGTTTCTAGATAGCAACAGAATAGTACACCGCAGTAGCGGAATTAGAAATACTATGGCAGATAAGTGGATGGAACGCAAAGCTAAAGAATATATAGTTAACGTTCACTGCATTAAAGATGAGTAG
- a CDS encoding aminopeptidase family protein P yields the protein MQSRLVELRSIFKKKKVCGFVVPSSDEFQSEFCPAHAGRLEWISGFSGSAGVAVIAEKKAAFFTDGRYMIQARNELIKGFEVYNIADKKPWEWASENIKKGKLAIDPWLHTEVNVKKYTASVEVHLAKENYINLIWKDAPALPDGTVKLYPQKYAGQKFEDKINDFTAILKKHDAGACILAVPESICWLLNIRGTDIPTTPSVLTFAIVFQNGTVKLFIDKERVRQQVLSHFDTKVQIYQRDALVKEVKSLDKGSIMLDPETVPYAFFELLSKKKIVRYKDPCELPKAIKNKVEIKCAEEVHNIDGLALTRFIHWLECEVGKNRVTEVSVSRRLLNYRREHQDFRGVSFDTIAGFGSNGAIIHYRPTDDTDKEIKGNGLLLLDSGGQYLGGTTDVTRTIAIGKPTKEQITHFTLVLKGHIALSRIVFPEGTTGTQLDVLARQYLWQNGLDYEHGTGHGVGSYLSVHEGPQRISKAINNVPLQEGMILSNEPGFYKEGEYGIRIENLVIVEKKEELSKGKQKFLGFKTLTKAPIDLKLVDKKMLSDEEISWLNNYHKMVINDLSKSLDDDVKRWLKDTTHL from the coding sequence ATGCAAAGCAGGTTAGTTGAGTTAAGAAGTATCTTCAAAAAGAAGAAGGTGTGTGGTTTCGTTGTTCCGTCGTCAGATGAGTTCCAGAGCGAATTTTGCCCTGCTCACGCCGGAAGGCTGGAGTGGATAAGCGGTTTTTCAGGTTCTGCCGGTGTTGCCGTTATAGCTGAAAAAAAAGCCGCCTTTTTCACGGACGGTAGATATATGATACAAGCTAGGAACGAGCTTATCAAAGGCTTTGAGGTATATAATATAGCTGATAAAAAACCTTGGGAATGGGCGAGCGAGAATATAAAGAAGGGCAAGCTTGCTATTGACCCTTGGTTACATACTGAGGTAAATGTAAAAAAATATACCGCCTCTGTCGAGGTGCATTTGGCTAAAGAAAATTATATTAATCTTATATGGAAAGATGCCCCTGCCCTGCCTGACGGAACTGTAAAGCTTTACCCGCAAAAATATGCGGGGCAAAAGTTTGAAGATAAGATAAATGACTTTACCGCTATATTGAAAAAACATGATGCAGGTGCGTGTATTTTAGCAGTTCCCGAATCAATTTGCTGGCTTTTAAACATACGTGGTACGGATATACCTACCACTCCTTCGGTTCTTACCTTTGCAATAGTGTTTCAAAACGGGACGGTTAAGCTATTTATTGATAAAGAGCGAGTCAGGCAGCAGGTTTTGTCTCATTTTGATACAAAAGTGCAGATATACCAGCGAGATGCATTAGTAAAAGAAGTAAAATCCCTTGATAAGGGCAGCATTATGCTTGACCCTGAAACAGTGCCTTATGCTTTCTTTGAGTTGCTTAGTAAGAAAAAAATAGTCCGATACAAAGATCCTTGTGAACTACCGAAGGCTATTAAGAATAAAGTTGAAATAAAATGTGCTGAGGAAGTACATAATATAGACGGTCTGGCACTTACCAGATTTATACACTGGCTGGAATGTGAAGTAGGTAAGAATAGGGTTACGGAGGTATCCGTATCAAGGCGTTTATTGAATTACCGCAGAGAACATCAGGATTTTCGAGGGGTAAGTTTCGATACGATAGCAGGCTTTGGCTCCAACGGTGCAATTATTCATTACAGACCGACGGACGATACCGACAAAGAGATAAAAGGAAACGGACTGTTGCTTCTTGATTCGGGCGGGCAGTATTTGGGCGGCACTACCGATGTAACAAGAACAATTGCCATAGGAAAGCCTACAAAAGAGCAGATAACTCATTTTACACTCGTGTTAAAAGGGCATATTGCACTTTCACGCATTGTTTTCCCCGAAGGTACTACGGGAACTCAGCTTGACGTTCTGGCTCGTCAGTATTTATGGCAAAACGGTCTTGATTATGAGCATGGTACGGGTCATGGTGTTGGAAGTTATTTGAGTGTTCATGAAGGGCCGCAAAGAATAAGTAAAGCAATTAACAACGTTCCGCTGCAAGAAGGAATGATACTTTCTAACGAACCGGGTTTCTATAAAGAAGGGGAATACGGTATCCGCATCGAAAACCTCGTGATTGTTGAGAAAAAAGAGGAATTAAGTAAAGGAAAGCAGAAATTTTTAGGATTCAAAACACTAACAAAAGCCCCTATTGACCTGAAACTCGTAGATAAAAAAATGCTAAGTGACGAAGAGATAAGCTGGCTAAATAATTACCATAAGATGGTTATTAATGATTTATCTAAGAGTTTAGATGATGATGTAAAAAGATGGTTAAAAGATACTACTCATCTTTAA
- a CDS encoding prepilin-type N-terminal cleavage/methylation domain-containing protein, with protein MKKTQHGFSLIELSIVILITALITAGVISGRTILFHSKVVAQVSDLTRYKLAYKTFKEQFNAVSGDMRNASAYWNGVPDGNGDGYISHAVDNAYIVSNENIKFFQHLSAAKLIPERFENVWAINIGYPSLKINPEFGMVAGGFIATNAVPTQYQLSVENILKRYNALLVMEVTRPDLHSVLHNDYQGTGSAKTYYAVDMKIDDGLAVRGLFKAYRAWDLQRGNINGNCLDGIDGQYDLTNHNPACHAIYVME; from the coding sequence ATGAAAAAAACACAGCATGGCTTCAGTTTAATCGAATTATCAATAGTGATTTTAATAACGGCACTCATTACTGCCGGAGTTATTTCAGGTAGGACTATTCTGTTTCATTCTAAGGTTGTTGCACAGGTTTCGGATCTTACAAGGTATAAGCTGGCTTACAAGACTTTCAAAGAACAGTTTAATGCGGTTTCCGGTGATATGAGAAATGCCTCCGCTTACTGGAACGGCGTGCCGGACGGAAACGGCGACGGATATATTTCGCATGCTGTTGATAATGCTTATATTGTCAGTAACGAAAATATAAAATTCTTTCAACATCTTTCGGCGGCAAAATTAATACCTGAACGCTTTGAAAATGTCTGGGCAATTAATATAGGATATCCCTCACTAAAGATAAACCCTGAATTCGGCATGGTTGCAGGTGGGTTTATCGCTACTAATGCAGTACCTACACAATATCAACTTAGTGTCGAAAATATTTTAAAGCGTTATAATGCCTTGCTGGTAATGGAGGTAACTCGTCCCGACCTACATAGTGTGCTTCATAATGATTACCAAGGAACCGGAAGTGCTAAAACTTATTATGCGGTTGATATGAAAATTGATGACGGTCTGGCAGTAAGGGGGCTTTTTAAAGCTTATAGGGCATGGGATTTGCAAAGAGGCAATATCAACGGAAACTGTCTTGACGGCATAGACGGGCAATATGATTTGACAAACCATAATCCGGCATGTCATGCAATTTATGTAATGGAATAA
- the htpG gene encoding molecular chaperone HtpG, whose amino-acid sequence MAKEKMVETHEFGAETGKILQLMIHSLYAHKDIFLRELISNASDACDKLRYDSLTNKDLKVSGEFKISITANEKDKTLIIADNGIGMNKEDMIRNLGTIASSGTQRFLENATGDAKKDIKLIGQFGVGFYSSFMVADEVSVISKKAGEKEAYKWTSKADGKYSIEEVSEDSSSGTVITLFLKEDSEEFLDKHRIKHIIRTYSDHISFPVEFTDSEGEISVINTGSALWAKNKSDITKEQYNEFYKHVAHAGDEPWLVLHNKAEGALEYTNLLFIPSAKPFDLFHPDRQTRVKLYVKRVFISEENNKLVPEYLRFLRGVVDSEDLPLNISRETLQHNNVIHKIRNAITKKVLNELKKKAEKEPEEYTKFWDLFGSTVKEGLCEGIDANRELLLEVCQFKTTKSGDKYVSLDKYIENMKEGQDKIYYLAADSIEAAKNSPQLEGFLKRDIEVILLTDSVDDFWVNVNGEYKGTEIVPITRAGLDLDKKEESADSDENKKDKKPSAELEKTINYFKEILGSKVFDVVESKKLADSPVCLTTQEGGMDMRMERFLVAQKQLVCASPKVLEINPSHSIIQYIGDNIGSDKSKDLVELLLDQAFIVEGEAITDTSAFSKRFSSFIEKALAA is encoded by the coding sequence ATGGCAAAAGAGAAAATGGTTGAAACTCATGAATTCGGTGCTGAAACAGGCAAAATACTACAATTAATGATTCACTCTCTTTATGCTCATAAAGATATCTTCCTGAGGGAGTTAATATCAAATGCTTCCGATGCGTGCGACAAGCTGCGTTATGATTCGCTTACAAACAAAGACCTGAAAGTAAGCGGTGAGTTTAAAATAAGCATAACCGCTAATGAAAAAGACAAAACCCTTATAATTGCCGATAACGGTATCGGTATGAATAAAGAGGATATGATACGGAATTTAGGTACTATAGCTAGTTCGGGTACTCAAAGATTCCTTGAAAATGCAACGGGTGATGCAAAAAAAGATATCAAATTAATAGGTCAGTTCGGGGTTGGCTTCTATTCATCATTTATGGTTGCCGATGAAGTATCGGTAATAAGTAAAAAAGCCGGTGAAAAAGAAGCGTATAAATGGACATCAAAAGCCGATGGGAAATATTCTATAGAAGAAGTTAGTGAAGATAGTTCTTCAGGAACGGTAATCACCCTGTTTTTAAAAGAAGATTCCGAGGAATTTTTAGATAAACACAGAATAAAACACATTATACGCACATATTCCGACCATATATCGTTCCCTGTTGAATTTACCGATTCGGAAGGGGAAATATCCGTTATAAACACAGGCTCGGCACTTTGGGCGAAAAACAAGTCCGATATTACTAAAGAACAATATAACGAATTTTATAAACACGTAGCACATGCAGGCGATGAGCCTTGGTTGGTGCTTCACAATAAAGCCGAAGGTGCTTTGGAATATACGAACTTGTTATTCATTCCGTCGGCAAAACCTTTTGACCTTTTCCACCCCGACAGGCAAACAAGGGTAAAATTATATGTAAAAAGGGTATTCATTTCGGAAGAAAATAACAAGTTAGTTCCCGAATACCTTAGATTCCTGCGTGGTGTGGTAGATTCGGAGGATTTGCCGCTTAATATTAGCCGTGAGACATTACAGCATAATAATGTAATACATAAAATCCGTAACGCTATAACAAAAAAAGTCCTGAACGAGTTGAAGAAAAAGGCTGAAAAAGAGCCGGAAGAATATACTAAATTCTGGGATTTGTTCGGTTCTACCGTAAAAGAGGGATTGTGCGAGGGTATAGACGCTAACCGTGAATTGTTGCTGGAAGTATGTCAGTTTAAAACGACAAAGTCGGGTGATAAATATGTAAGCCTTGATAAATATATAGAAAATATGAAGGAAGGGCAGGATAAGATATATTATCTGGCGGCAGATAGCATTGAGGCGGCAAAAAACAGCCCGCAGCTTGAAGGCTTCTTAAAAAGAGATATTGAAGTTATCCTGTTGACCGATTCGGTTGATGATTTTTGGGTAAATGTTAACGGTGAGTATAAAGGAACTGAAATAGTACCTATAACCCGTGCAGGTCTGGACTTGGACAAAAAAGAGGAATCCGCCGATTCGGACGAAAACAAAAAAGATAAAAAACCGTCTGCGGAGCTTGAAAAAACCATCAATTACTTCAAGGAAATACTCGGCAGTAAAGTATTTGACGTTGTCGAGTCCAAAAAACTAGCCGATAGCCCTGTTTGCCTTACTACGCAAGAAGGCGGTATGGATATGCGTATGGAACGCTTTTTGGTTGCACAAAAACAACTTGTGTGCGCCTCTCCTAAAGTTCTTGAGATTAACCCGTCACATTCAATCATACAATATATCGGAGATAATATAGGCTCGGATAAGTCGAAGGATTTAGTCGAACTGCTGTTAGATCAGGCATTTATAGTCGAAGGTGAGGCTATTACGGACACAAGTGCATTTTCAAAAAGATTCAGCAGCTTTATAGAAAAGGCTCTTGCGGCTTAG
- a CDS encoding J domain-containing protein — protein MEKNQEQNNYEILGVERNADDQTIRRAYRESARNNHPDRGGDAEQFKKISNAYQTLGDPERKAVYDTNLRQQDLKIQKEQEEYRQFKAEKTLNSLLNQPDERKVDSKITTQSDEELEYLQKAAANKKSNEVELSKQNAKNNPEYQRELAKYSNEYDEWEDLATLIGGYGDPGPEPTKPSEPNRKISATERKVDGINEKISRELQERESGKEQDISKRIEGLSIKGVQPSQRQLDRNLEQEVPPLGQWSSAVRSQQQSNTRQNNRQDERNDAGEEQVRAERRVRWADDVQQGRGRQLG, from the coding sequence ATGGAAAAGAATCAAGAACAAAACAACTACGAAATTTTAGGTGTCGAAAGAAATGCCGATGACCAAACAATTAGGCGTGCATATAGGGAGTCAGCTAGAAATAACCATCCGGACAGAGGTGGAGATGCAGAACAATTCAAGAAAATCAGTAATGCATACCAAACACTTGGCGACCCGGAAAGAAAAGCTGTATATGATACAAATTTAAGACAGCAAGACTTGAAAATCCAAAAAGAGCAGGAGGAGTACCGGCAATTTAAAGCTGAAAAAACCCTTAACAGCCTCCTTAACCAGCCGGATGAACGAAAAGTAGATAGTAAAATCACTACTCAATCAGACGAAGAATTGGAATATCTACAGAAAGCCGCAGCAAACAAAAAGAGCAACGAAGTTGAGCTAAGCAAACAAAATGCAAAAAATAATCCTGAGTACCAAAGGGAGCTAGCAAAATATAGTAACGAATATGATGAGTGGGAAGATCTGGCAACATTAATTGGAGGATATGGCGATCCGGGGCCGGAGCCAACTAAACCAAGTGAGCCTAACAGAAAAATTTCCGCTACTGAAAGAAAAGTAGACGGTATTAATGAAAAAATATCAAGAGAGCTGCAAGAACGTGAAAGCGGTAAAGAGCAAGATATTTCAAAAAGGATTGAAGGATTGTCTATTAAAGGAGTGCAACCTTCTCAGAGACAACTAGATCGGAACCTCGAACAGGAAGTGCCTCCACTCGGACAATGGAGCAGTGCAGTTCGTTCACAACAGCAATCAAATACTCGTCAAAATAACCGGCAAGATGAACGCAATGATGCCGGCGAAGAACAAGTAAGAGCTGAAAGACGTGTTAGATGGGCTGATGATGTTCAGCAAGGAAGAGGTCGTCAGTTGGGTTAG
- the pilM gene encoding pilus assembly protein PilM, whose product MNKLTKVKNKLNSIKSNIDRDIDRSDSCDLKINKSRLNERYNKKITHKKNSKVKNVKNVSLGNTSGYNYKYITPSNAKEAGTETLKERILKLRKNKLKLPDIDIKLDRLKNKIKAPSIKKPEIINKDIKNAVLGASKKISDKIERCYDLTMHHASLCDFRYESLIGIDITPNCIYLCQIDALNGKRVLTSLTSVCMEGKFLTQDIAEYSDQYAQSLKELANESNVKTKNVALSIPVSNSIVKTVTIPALKDKEIEKALKYGSLWNNIMSRDSKPEDYSIFYQVIRRNKASKSMDVLFVATRLSDVDIYTDVVRKSGLNPVIVDVRSFAISNAFNHKLSNNDASDTSVFLEFGLEENYAMLINSGMASIKQINVREIHRIALIEDNLDDELISEFASDYSSQVRKIINKYRNKHEAGHISTLFVLSAVPQVTYIINKLSDFMTEYSIVECNFFDCMKINDDFTISGVSAKQNLSSWAAAIGTALRNIDVFGNSTANKTYPNMLPDAGRYAYVKRANYGLNSIAMVATIAITFIATTLTLELDTQRTNLSKELAKFDGVQEKYSSILNDYNEIHKENRKINSMIALMRDAGESQQRILSVYKYLNLVILDDVWLREIKFSAPDKIEITGGSDNDRSILEFMQLLNEGNQFSKVSLKGMKEIREVSLHHADVVNVKTFKLESTLSNIPVYNFHDVNKVAGEINSGS is encoded by the coding sequence ATGAATAAACTAACAAAAGTAAAAAATAAATTAAATTCTATTAAGTCAAATATTGATAGAGATATTGACCGTTCCGATTCTTGTGATTTAAAAATAAATAAATCCCGTTTAAATGAGCGCTATAACAAGAAAATTACCCATAAGAAAAATAGTAAGGTTAAGAATGTTAAAAACGTTAGTTTAGGAAATACATCAGGTTATAATTATAAATATATCACCCCTTCTAATGCCAAGGAAGCAGGCACTGAAACTTTAAAGGAAAGAATATTAAAATTAAGAAAAAACAAATTAAAACTACCTGATATAGATATAAAGTTAGACAGGCTCAAGAATAAAATTAAAGCCCCTTCAATTAAGAAACCTGAGATTATAAACAAGGATATAAAAAATGCGGTGCTTGGTGCATCAAAAAAAATATCCGATAAAATTGAAAGATGTTATGACCTTACCATGCATCACGCTAGCTTATGTGACTTCAGGTACGAAAGTTTAATAGGTATAGATATTACGCCGAATTGTATATATTTATGTCAAATAGATGCGTTAAACGGCAAGCGTGTATTAACAAGCCTCACATCTGTTTGCATGGAGGGAAAGTTCCTCACTCAGGATATTGCCGAATATTCGGATCAATATGCACAAAGCTTAAAAGAACTGGCTAATGAAAGTAACGTTAAGACAAAAAATGTAGCTTTATCCATACCCGTTTCAAATTCAATTGTTAAAACAGTTACAATACCAGCTCTAAAAGACAAAGAAATTGAAAAGGCACTTAAATACGGCTCTCTATGGAATAATATAATGAGCCGTGATAGCAAACCTGAGGATTATTCGATATTTTATCAGGTAATCAGACGTAATAAAGCATCAAAATCAATGGACGTACTGTTTGTTGCAACCAGATTATCCGATGTTGATATTTATACCGATGTGGTTAGAAAAAGCGGACTTAATCCTGTTATTGTCGATGTTAGAAGTTTTGCAATTTCTAATGCTTTTAATCACAAGTTAAGCAATAATGACGCGTCAGATACAAGTGTATTTTTAGAATTCGGACTTGAAGAAAATTACGCTATGCTGATAAATTCAGGCATGGCGAGCATTAAGCAGATTAATGTAAGGGAAATACACCGCATAGCTTTGATTGAAGATAATCTTGACGATGAGCTGATAAGCGAGTTTGCCTCGGATTATTCATCTCAGGTCAGAAAAATAATTAACAAATACCGAAATAAACATGAAGCAGGGCATATTTCCACCTTATTTGTTTTGTCGGCAGTTCCTCAGGTTACATATATAATCAATAAATTATCTGATTTTATGACCGAGTACTCTATAGTAGAGTGTAATTTCTTTGATTGCATGAAGATAAATGACGATTTTACAATAAGCGGTGTAAGTGCAAAGCAGAATTTATCATCGTGGGCTGCGGCGATAGGTACGGCACTCAGGAACATTGATGTTTTCGGCAATAGCACTGCAAATAAAACATATCCCAATATGCTGCCCGATGCGGGTCGCTATGCCTATGTAAAGAGGGCTAATTACGGTCTTAATTCCATAGCAATGGTTGCAACTATAGCAATAACGTTTATCGCCACCACACTGACTTTAGAGCTAGATACGCAACGCACTAACCTATCAAAAGAACTTGCAAAATTTGATGGTGTTCAGGAAAAATACTCATCAATATTAAATGATTACAATGAAATACATAAAGAAAACCGCAAAATTAATTCTATGATAGCATTGATGAGAGATGCCGGAGAAAGCCAACAACGTATTTTATCCGTATATAAATATTTGAATTTGGTTATCCTTGATGATGTCTGGCTAAGAGAAATTAAATTTTCTGCACCGGATAAGATTGAAATAACCGGCGGTTCCGACAATGACAGAAGTATTTTAGAGTTCATGCAGCTTTTAAATGAAGGCAATCAATTCAGCAAAGTTTCATTAAAAGGCATGAAAGAAATTAGAGAAGTAAGTCTTCATCACGCTGATGTTGTAAATGTAAAAACATTTAAATTAGAAAGTACCCTTTCAAACATTCCCGTATATAACTTCCATGACGTAAACAAAGTGGCAGGCGAAATAAATTCCGGTTCATAA
- a CDS encoding MBL fold metallo-hydrolase, with the protein MTGNFTVKFWGVRGTVPVPGKNTIKYGGNTSCVELMCNKRQIIFDAGTGIVPLGNQTDNYHTDILMSHTHLDHISGFPFFKPLHTPDSMVSIWAGHLKPENTVKKAMGHLMMSPVFPLALQDVQSRVLFNDFMAGEMLLNKGFQKDGITIDTLPLNHPDRATAYRVEFNNKSVCYVTDVEHEIDSIDHSLVKFIEDADVFIYDSTYDDNNFDKYKGWGHSTWQQGARLADAAHVKNFIAFHHDPNATDEDLDKRAEELKGYRKNGKSTMAAEGLTLEL; encoded by the coding sequence ATGACCGGTAATTTTACTGTTAAATTTTGGGGAGTTAGGGGAACAGTACCCGTTCCCGGCAAAAACACTATAAAATATGGTGGCAATACCTCCTGTGTGGAATTAATGTGTAATAAAAGGCAAATTATTTTTGATGCCGGAACAGGCATAGTGCCTTTAGGAAATCAGACCGACAATTATCACACAGATATCCTTATGAGCCATACGCATCTTGATCATATATCGGGCTTTCCTTTCTTTAAACCGCTCCATACGCCGGATTCTATGGTTTCCATATGGGCGGGTCATTTAAAACCGGAAAATACCGTAAAAAAGGCAATGGGACACCTGATGATGTCACCCGTATTTCCGCTTGCACTGCAAGATGTGCAATCACGTGTATTATTTAATGACTTTATGGCGGGTGAAATGCTTTTAAATAAGGGCTTCCAAAAAGACGGAATAACAATAGATACCCTGCCTCTTAACCACCCTGACAGGGCAACCGCATACAGGGTGGAATTTAATAATAAGTCGGTATGCTATGTAACTGATGTTGAGCATGAAATTGATAGTATTGACCATTCTTTGGTAAAATTCATAGAAGATGCCGATGTGTTTATTTATGATTCGACATATGATGATAATAACTTTGATAAGTATAAAGGCTGGGGGCATTCAACATGGCAGCAAGGGGCAAGGCTTGCAGATGCTGCACATGTTAAAAACTTTATAGCATTCCACCACGACCCGAACGCCACAGACGAAGACCTTGACAAAAGAGCTGAAGAATTAAAGGGTTACAGAAAGAACGGAAAATCCACTATGGCAGCCGAAGGCTTGACACTAGAGCTATAA